A single Caretta caretta isolate rCarCar2 chromosome 2, rCarCar1.hap1, whole genome shotgun sequence DNA region contains:
- the AQP4 gene encoding aquaporin-4, whose product MVAFKGVWTQPFWKAVSAEFLAMLIFVLLSLGSTINWGGSEKPLPVDMVLIALCFGLSIATMVQCFGHISGGHINPAVTVAMVCTRKISLAKSVFYIVAQCLGAIVGAGILYLVTPPSLVGGLGVTTVHGDLSAGHGLLVELIITFQLVFTIFASCDSKRSDVTGSVALAIGFSVAIGHLFAINYTGASMNPARSFGPAVIMGKWENHWVYWVGPIIGAVLAGALYEYVYCPDTEFKRHFKDVFSKATHQSKGKYVEVDDSRSQIETDDLILKPGMVHVIDIESEDKKGTDPTNEVLSSV is encoded by the exons ATGGTGGCATTTAAAGGCGTCTGGACTCAGCCTTTCTGGAAAGCTGTTTCAGCAGAATTTTTGGCCATGCTAATTTTTGTCCTCCTCAGCCTTGGCTCTACAATCAACTGGGGTGGATCTGAAAAGCCTCTGCCTGTAGACATGGTCCTTATCGCTCTCTGCTTTGGACTGAGCATTGCAACCATGGTGCAGTGCTTTGGACACATCAGTGGTGGCCATATTAACCCTGCTGTGACTGTTGCTATGGTCTGCACTAGGAAGATCAGCCTTGCCAAGTCTGTCTTCTATATTGTTGCCCAATGCCTGGGTGCAATAGTGGGGGCAGGAATTCTCTACCTTGTCACACCCCCAAGTTTGGTGGGAGGCTTGGGAGTTACTACG GTACATGGAGATCTTTCCGCTGGCCATGGACTTCTGGTGGAGTTGATAATTACATTCCAGCTGGTTTTTACTATTTTTGCCAGCTGTGATTCAAAACGAAGCGATGTCACTGGTTCAGTGGCTTTAGCAATTGGATTTTCTGTTGCAATTGGACATTTATTTGCT aTCAACTACACTGGTGCCAGTATGAACCCTGCTCGATCATTTGGACCTGCAGTTATCATGGGGAAATGGGAAAACCACTGG GTCTATTGGGTTGGACCAATAATAGGAGCAGTCCTTGCAGGTGCCCTTTATGAGTATGTATATTGCCCAGATACTGAGTTCAAGCGACATTTTAAAGATGTCTTCAGTAAGGCTACCCATCAGTCTAAAGGGAAATACGTGGAGGTGGATGATAGCAGGAGCCAGATAGAGACTGACGACTTGATCCTGAAGCCTGGCATGGTTCATGTGATTGACATTGAGAGTGAAGACAAGAAGGGGACTGATCCAACCAATGAGGTGCTATCTTCTGTATGA